A single window of Chitinophaga sp. XS-30 DNA harbors:
- a CDS encoding TonB-dependent receptor: MRLTVFLMIVATLKVSAGGYAQSVSVSLKNAPLEEVFSAVKKQTGYVFFYEREVLRSTKRVTIEADNLSLNTFLTEVFALQPLEYSIKDKTIFIKRKPLVAEILQAIQEITGTVRGEDGEALIGVTVKIKGTNTGAVTDANGQFRINAEQGQVLVISYIGHETQEVTVSGSTLSVVLKPTVSALDETVIIGYGTTIRRNSTSSISSVTSKDMESQPVMDPLAALQGRVPGLVVTSTSGMPGASFQVRLRGQNSLRPEANDPLYVIDGVPFFSEPLNQFNSANGTQSPLASINPSDIERIDILKDADATAIYGSRAANGVILITTKKGNPGKTQFNFGVNSGGSKVANMVDMLNTQEYLKMREEAFEHDNIVPDPENAADLVTWDRNAHTDWQKYMIGNTGKQSLVTGSVSGGNAQTRFLLSGTFNTQTSVLPDADPFSRGAGHLNVDHSSLDGRFNISTSINYSGTKDRSIASDLTAFYDMAPNYPLYDADGKYYWHSTEQNPAAYLLRRSTTRTNNLVANSAVRYTVLPDLNVKVNLGYNTTTMDQVQVYPDATFNPISSVGNMSYFGNSSVQSYIIEPQADYTRTIGKGSLQLLAGATWQENVRKGSGFTAYDFSSDELLEDISAAATLQVRPTTNILYRYTSVFGRATYNWDSKYILNASFRRDGSTRFGPGKRFGNFGAVGAAWVFSEESFLSTPSFLSFGKLRGSYGLTGNDQIGDYAYLDSWSSNSYPYDGSAGLSPSRIPNGDYRWEENRKMELAIELGFLKDRILFNTNFYRNISGNQLVNFALSPQTGFGGVVANFPAEVLNTGWEFDVTSVNIDKKDFRWNTSFNISFAKNELKQYPDFENSSYKETYQVGQSLSIVRGYQFAGIDPATGEATFADLDESGTIDEFVDYVVLGKTMPDFYGGLSNTFTYKNIFLDFLFQFTKQEGPQLNYGYSSVYYGALANKDISALDRWQAAGDVTHIPRASRSAAATKYDLYRLSSGVWGDASFIRLKNISLGYDLSGFTKGWKLSRARIYASAQNLFTITSYDGFDPETQGLRMPPMKTITAGLQIGF; this comes from the coding sequence ATGAGATTGACTGTTTTTCTCATGATCGTTGCCACACTGAAAGTTTCCGCCGGAGGCTACGCACAGTCGGTTTCCGTATCCCTGAAGAACGCCCCGCTGGAAGAGGTGTTCTCCGCCGTGAAAAAACAAACCGGTTACGTGTTCTTTTACGAAAGGGAAGTGCTGCGGTCTACGAAGCGCGTGACCATTGAGGCGGATAACCTGTCGCTCAATACCTTCCTCACGGAAGTGTTTGCCTTGCAGCCGCTGGAGTATTCGATCAAAGACAAGACCATCTTCATTAAACGCAAACCCCTCGTAGCCGAGATACTCCAGGCCATCCAGGAGATCACCGGCACGGTGCGCGGGGAAGACGGAGAAGCGCTGATAGGCGTGACGGTAAAGATCAAAGGCACCAATACCGGCGCGGTAACGGATGCCAACGGCCAGTTCCGCATCAACGCAGAACAGGGCCAGGTACTGGTGATTTCCTATATCGGGCATGAAACACAGGAGGTAACCGTTAGCGGCAGCACCCTGTCCGTTGTCCTGAAACCCACGGTCAGCGCGCTGGATGAAACCGTGATCATCGGTTATGGCACTACCATCCGCCGGAACAGCACCAGCAGCATTTCTTCCGTAACCAGCAAGGATATGGAATCCCAACCGGTAATGGACCCGCTGGCCGCCCTGCAGGGCAGGGTGCCGGGCCTGGTGGTGACCTCCACCAGCGGTATGCCGGGCGCCAGCTTCCAGGTGCGCCTGAGAGGCCAGAACTCCCTGCGGCCGGAAGCCAACGACCCGCTGTATGTGATCGATGGTGTTCCCTTTTTCTCGGAACCGCTGAACCAGTTCAACTCGGCCAACGGCACGCAAAGCCCCCTTGCTTCCATCAACCCTTCCGATATTGAAAGGATAGATATATTGAAAGATGCCGACGCCACCGCCATCTACGGCTCAAGGGCGGCCAACGGCGTTATCCTCATCACCACCAAAAAAGGCAACCCCGGAAAAACACAGTTCAATTTCGGCGTCAATTCCGGCGGCAGCAAAGTGGCTAACATGGTGGATATGCTGAATACGCAGGAATATCTGAAGATGCGGGAGGAAGCATTTGAGCATGACAATATCGTTCCGGATCCGGAAAACGCGGCGGACCTTGTGACATGGGACCGCAATGCTCATACGGACTGGCAGAAGTATATGATCGGCAATACCGGCAAACAGTCCCTGGTAACAGGTTCCGTTAGCGGCGGAAATGCCCAGACGCGCTTCCTGCTCAGCGGTACTTTCAATACGCAGACCTCCGTACTGCCGGATGCCGATCCGTTCAGCCGCGGCGCGGGACATTTGAATGTGGACCATTCCAGCCTGGATGGCCGCTTCAATATCTCCACTTCCATCAACTACAGCGGCACTAAAGACCGCTCTATCGCCAGCGATCTTACCGCTTTTTATGACATGGCGCCGAATTACCCGCTGTATGATGCAGACGGCAAATACTACTGGCACAGTACGGAACAAAACCCTGCGGCCTACCTGCTGAGGCGTTCCACCACCCGCACCAACAACCTCGTGGCCAACAGTGCCGTGCGGTACACCGTGTTGCCTGACCTGAATGTGAAGGTCAACCTCGGGTATAACACTACAACGATGGACCAGGTGCAGGTGTACCCTGATGCTACTTTCAATCCCATCAGTTCTGTCGGCAACATGTCCTATTTCGGGAACAGCTCGGTGCAATCCTACATCATTGAGCCGCAGGCCGATTATACCCGCACGATCGGGAAAGGATCGCTGCAGTTGCTGGCCGGGGCCACATGGCAGGAGAACGTCCGCAAAGGCAGCGGTTTCACGGCCTATGATTTCTCCAGCGATGAGCTGCTGGAAGATATTTCCGCGGCTGCCACGCTGCAGGTACGGCCAACCACTAACATCCTCTACCGTTATACCTCCGTTTTCGGCAGGGCTACCTATAACTGGGACAGCAAATACATCCTGAACGCCTCTTTCCGCCGGGACGGCTCTACCCGCTTCGGGCCGGGCAAACGCTTCGGCAACTTCGGGGCAGTGGGCGCAGCGTGGGTATTCAGTGAAGAATCCTTCCTGTCCACACCATCCTTTCTCAGTTTTGGTAAACTGCGCGGCAGCTACGGGTTAACGGGTAACGACCAGATCGGCGACTATGCGTACCTGGACAGCTGGTCATCCAACTCCTATCCCTACGATGGCTCAGCCGGCCTTTCTCCCTCCCGCATTCCCAATGGCGACTACCGCTGGGAAGAGAACAGGAAAATGGAACTGGCGATAGAACTGGGTTTCCTGAAAGACAGGATATTGTTCAACACCAATTTCTACCGCAACATCTCCGGAAACCAGCTGGTGAACTTTGCGCTGTCTCCCCAAACCGGCTTCGGCGGCGTAGTAGCCAACTTCCCCGCGGAAGTGCTGAACACCGGCTGGGAGTTTGATGTGACCTCGGTGAATATCGATAAAAAGGATTTCCGCTGGAATACCTCCTTCAACATCTCGTTTGCTAAAAATGAACTGAAGCAATATCCTGATTTCGAGAATTCTTCCTACAAGGAAACCTACCAGGTAGGCCAGTCGCTCTCCATCGTCCGCGGATACCAGTTCGCCGGCATAGACCCGGCCACCGGCGAAGCCACGTTCGCGGACCTTGATGAAAGCGGCACCATCGATGAGTTTGTGGACTATGTTGTGCTTGGCAAAACCATGCCTGATTTTTATGGCGGTTTGTCCAACACCTTCACTTATAAGAACATCTTCCTGGATTTCCTGTTCCAGTTCACGAAGCAGGAAGGCCCGCAGCTGAACTATGGATATTCCTCCGTTTACTATGGCGCATTGGCGAACAAAGACATCAGCGCACTGGACCGCTGGCAGGCCGCGGGGGATGTGACGCACATACCCAGGGCGTCCCGCAGTGCGGCGGCAACGAAGTACGATCTCTACCGCCTTTCTTCCGGCGTATGGGGAGACGCTTCTTTTATCCGCCTGAAGAACATTTCACTGGGATACGATCTGTCCGGATTCACGAAAGGCTGGAAGTTGAGCAGGGCGAGGATATATGCCTCCGCTCAGAACCTGTTCACCATCACCAGCTACGATGGATTTGATCCCGAAACGCAGGGCCTCCGCATGCCGCCGATGAAAACCATCACCGCAGGCTTGCAGATTGGATTCTGA
- a CDS encoding FecR family protein, translated as MQRMSYLILRHLRQELSAPEREELQHWIDVSEENRAFFVQCTDEGRLRTQLQIFGKTNTDEGWKRFSATHELPEARVLRMDNRKWMAAAVVLVLAIAGVHLLLRRSPVPQPVAVQQQDVLPGSSRAMLTLADGTEVPLDSAGSQVIAPGIIRQGGQLQYGTTNTVTSYNTLTTPRGGQFRLTLPDGTKVWLNAASSLRYPTAFSGRERKVEVTGEAYFEVTRNASSPFRVTAGAGTTVEVLGTKFNINAYTNENSLNTTLLEGAVRVSAGGRSATLKPGEQAQVLPSGEIGVVADINLDATVAWKNELFNFRDADIHTVMRQLERWYDVEVEFAAGIPERRFQGEIQRNLPLSDVLEGLKNTGIRFSIEGRKIVVRP; from the coding sequence ATGCAAAGGATGTCTTACCTGATCCTCCGGCATCTCAGACAGGAGCTTAGCGCGCCGGAGCGGGAAGAACTGCAGCACTGGATCGATGTATCGGAAGAGAATCGCGCCTTTTTTGTACAATGTACGGATGAAGGCCGGCTGCGGACACAACTGCAAATATTCGGCAAAACCAATACAGACGAGGGCTGGAAACGTTTTTCGGCCACGCACGAGTTGCCTGAGGCAAGGGTATTGCGAATGGATAACCGTAAATGGATGGCGGCGGCTGTTGTGCTGGTGCTGGCTATTGCGGGCGTCCATCTGTTGTTGCGCCGCTCTCCTGTGCCGCAGCCTGTAGCTGTTCAGCAGCAGGATGTATTGCCCGGCAGCAGCAGGGCCATGCTCACGCTGGCGGATGGCACCGAAGTGCCGCTGGACAGTGCGGGCAGCCAGGTGATCGCTCCGGGTATCATCCGGCAGGGAGGGCAGTTGCAATATGGCACGACAAATACCGTCACCAGTTATAATACGCTCACTACACCCAGAGGCGGGCAATTCCGCCTTACCCTGCCGGACGGCACGAAAGTTTGGCTCAACGCTGCTTCCTCCCTTCGCTATCCCACCGCGTTCAGCGGCAGGGAACGGAAAGTGGAGGTGACAGGTGAAGCCTATTTTGAAGTAACACGGAATGCTTCCAGTCCTTTCAGGGTAACCGCAGGCGCCGGAACGACGGTGGAGGTGCTGGGGACAAAGTTCAATATCAATGCCTATACCAACGAGAACAGTCTCAATACCACACTGCTGGAAGGGGCGGTAAGGGTCAGCGCCGGAGGACGTTCCGCTACGCTGAAGCCAGGAGAGCAGGCACAGGTGCTGCCTTCAGGAGAGATCGGCGTGGTAGCGGACATCAACCTGGATGCCACTGTGGCCTGGAAGAATGAGCTGTTCAATTTCCGGGATGCGGATATTCATACCGTTATGCGTCAGCTGGAGCGCTGGTACGATGTAGAAGTGGAATTTGCGGCCGGTATTCCCGAACGCAGGTTCCAGGGGGAGATACAAAGGAACCTTCCGCTCTCCGATGTGCTGGAAGGGCTTAAGAATACCGGCATCCGCTTTTCCATCGAAGGCCGGAAGATCGTCGTAAGACCGTAG
- a CDS encoding RNA polymerase sigma-70 factor → MSDTANKEHTITLGDKQVFQAVFRQHYQALCYFAVSIVGDRQEAEDLVQETFSKLWNKRGDFRTDANIKAFLYIATKNACLNFLKSRQRKTSREEAFTYLHEEPFSENAFDPLLAETEIISALYQEISNLPPQCGRIFRMSYLEGRRNEDIASILGISYNTVRTQKLRALKLIRASLLKKNLLPAFYAYIAFLKIHSW, encoded by the coding sequence ATGTCAGATACTGCAAATAAAGAACATACAATAACGCTGGGGGACAAACAGGTTTTTCAGGCTGTATTCCGTCAGCATTACCAGGCTTTGTGCTACTTTGCCGTTTCCATCGTGGGAGATCGCCAGGAAGCGGAAGACCTGGTGCAGGAAACATTCTCCAAATTATGGAACAAACGTGGCGATTTCCGGACCGACGCCAATATCAAGGCTTTCCTCTATATCGCCACAAAAAATGCCTGCCTCAATTTCCTCAAGTCCAGGCAACGCAAGACCTCCCGGGAGGAAGCGTTCACCTATCTGCACGAAGAGCCCTTTTCTGAAAACGCATTCGATCCGCTGCTGGCGGAAACCGAGATCATCAGCGCGCTGTACCAGGAGATCAGCAACCTGCCCCCGCAGTGCGGCCGCATCTTCCGGATGAGCTACCTGGAAGGCCGCAGGAATGAAGATATCGCTTCCATACTGGGGATCTCCTATAATACCGTACGCACCCAAAAGCTGAGGGCCCTCAAGCTGATCCGGGCTTCCCTCCTCAAAAAGAACCTTCTTCCGGCGTTTTATGCCTACATCGCTTTCCTGAAAATACATTCGTGGTAA
- a CDS encoding KTSC domain-containing protein translates to MPSSVVAAIRYNEASATLRIIFVSGMVYDYEAVPPAVYQAMKAASSKGTFLNRYIKGHYAFKKVR, encoded by the coding sequence ATGCCATCATCCGTTGTTGCAGCCATACGGTACAACGAGGCTTCGGCCACCCTGCGGATCATTTTCGTATCGGGAATGGTGTACGATTACGAAGCGGTGCCGCCCGCCGTGTACCAGGCCATGAAAGCCGCTTCGTCCAAAGGTACTTTCCTGAACCGCTACATCAAAGGGCACTATGCATTCAAAAAGGTCAGATAG
- a CDS encoding CinA family protein, with amino-acid sequence MSLKIFDDEIIESVRGKLIRNRQTLAVAESVTSGMLQLAFSQADEASGFFQGGITAYNLGQKARHLYIDPIQAQAVNCVSEQIAAELALQVTRMFSSHWGLGITGYATPVPESGNELFAHYAIVFNKNVVLTGEMRPTAGKALEVQLFYVNYLLSAFNNVVDFAR; translated from the coding sequence ATGAGCCTGAAGATATTTGATGATGAAATAATAGAATCGGTACGGGGTAAACTGATACGGAACCGGCAGACGCTGGCCGTTGCGGAAAGCGTTACTTCCGGTATGCTGCAACTGGCCTTTTCACAGGCAGATGAGGCCAGCGGGTTTTTCCAGGGCGGCATTACCGCCTACAACCTGGGGCAGAAAGCCCGTCATTTATATATTGACCCCATACAGGCACAGGCGGTGAACTGTGTGTCCGAACAGATTGCGGCGGAGCTGGCGCTGCAGGTGACCCGCATGTTCTCCAGCCACTGGGGGCTGGGTATCACCGGTTATGCCACGCCGGTACCCGAGTCCGGAAACGAGCTGTTCGCGCACTACGCCATTGTTTTCAATAAAAATGTGGTACTGACGGGAGAGATGCGGCCAACAGCAGGGAAAGCGCTGGAGGTACAGTTGTTTTATGTGAACTACCTCTTGTCCGCCTTCAATAATGTAGTGGATTTTGCCAGGTGA
- a CDS encoding SDR family oxidoreductase: MGARVMIFGRNADALEDTLKDFRDAQLEDRVHGITADVSRKEDIEKVFREVDSQLDGLDILVNNASIGHNGVMDGNYEEWAYAVNINILGYIACTHEAVKRMRKKGGGHIVNIGSMSAHTKDEGSSVYVATKSGIRGFSEALRKEINKDGIKVTLIEPGAVGTDMQPSTPDEQRDKEEDMKMLKAEDVASSVFYALTQPRRCDVVMIQLRPHLQII; the protein is encoded by the coding sequence ATGGGTGCCAGGGTAATGATCTTCGGACGGAATGCGGATGCATTGGAGGATACATTGAAGGATTTCCGGGATGCGCAGCTGGAAGACCGGGTACATGGCATCACGGCGGACGTTTCGCGGAAGGAGGATATCGAAAAGGTGTTCCGGGAAGTGGACAGTCAGCTGGACGGTCTGGATATCCTGGTGAACAATGCCTCCATTGGCCACAACGGTGTAATGGACGGTAATTACGAGGAATGGGCGTATGCCGTGAACATCAACATTCTCGGGTATATCGCCTGTACCCATGAGGCGGTGAAGCGTATGCGGAAAAAAGGCGGCGGCCACATCGTTAATATCGGTTCCATGAGCGCCCATACAAAAGATGAGGGCAGCTCCGTGTACGTGGCCACAAAATCCGGTATCCGCGGGTTTTCCGAGGCGCTGCGGAAAGAGATCAATAAAGACGGCATTAAAGTGACATTGATAGAGCCGGGGGCCGTAGGGACTGATATGCAGCCCTCCACGCCGGACGAGCAGCGGGACAAGGAAGAGGATATGAAAATGCTGAAAGCGGAAGACGTCGCCTCCAGCGTGTTTTATGCATTGACCCAGCCCAGGCGCTGTGATGTGGTGATGATCCAGCTCAGGCCGCATTTGCAGATCATATGA